Below is a genomic region from Caulobacter rhizosphaerae.
GGGTCAAGGCCCTGCTGGTCGATCCCCAGCCGTTCGACGCCCAGCTGGCGGAAAGCTTCGACGGCCGCTCGTCGGCTATAGCCTATTCGTCGTTCCGCCAGTGGCGGGCGATCGGGGCCGGCGCGGCCCTGGCGCCCCACGCCCAGCGGATCGAGCAGATCCTGGTCACCGACGGCAAGACCCCCGGACCGAGCACGGGCGGGCCCTCGCCGTTCTTCCTGCGCTTCGACAGCAGCGAGATCGCCGACCGCTCCGAGGGCGAGCCCCTGGGCTATCTGATCGAGAACCGCCAAATCCGGGCCGCCCTGGCCCGGACGGTGCTCGACAAGGGCGTCACCGTGCTGGCCCCGGCGGCCGCCAAGGCGCTGGAGGTCACCCCCGCCGGCGCGACCCTGACCCTGACCGACGGCCGGGCCCTCAGCGCCCCGCTGGTGGTCAGCGCCGAGGGCCGCAACGGCGTGCTGCGCAAGGCCGCCGGCATCGGCGACATCGGCTGGAGCTACGGCCAAAGCGGCGTCGTGGCCACCGTCCGCATGGAGCATCCGCACCAGGGCGTGGCCCACGAATATTTCCTGCCCAGCGGCCCGTTCGCTATTCTTCCGCTCACGGACAATCGCGCCAGCCTGGTCTGGACCGAAAGCACCGACCGGGCCGAAGCCCTGCGCAACGCCGCGCCCGAGGCGTTCCACGCCCACCTGATGCGGCGGTTCGGCGAGTTCCTGGGCGCGGTCGAGATGGCCGGTCCGACCTTCGTTTATCCGCTGTCGCTGTCGCTGGCCGAGCGGCTGGTCGCCCCGCGCCTGGCCCTGATCGGCGACGCCGCCCACGGCGTGCACCCGATCGCCGGCCAGGGCCTGAACCTGGGCCTGAAGGACGCCGCGGCCCTGGCCGAGGTGGTGGCCGAGGCCCTGCGCAACGGCGAGGACATCGGCGCGGAGGCGACGCTGGAGCGCTACGCCCGCTGGCGGCGGTTCGACAATGTCAGCAACGCCCTGGCCTTCGACGGCTTCGTGCGCCTGTTCTCCAACAACAACCCGCTGCTGCGCCTGGCGCGCGGCGTCGGCATGGCGGCGGTCAACCGCATCGCCCCGGCCCGGCGGTTCTTCATGCACGAGGCCGGCGGCGGGGTGGGCGACCTGCCTAAGCTGCTGCGAGGCGTGGCGCTTTAGCGTTCCTCCCCCTGTGGGGGAGGCGATCGCGAAGCGATCGGTGGGGGGAGCCTTGGCGAGGCGGGATCACTCCCCCCACCGTCGGCTGCGCCGACACCTCCCCCACAGGGGGAGGATCTTCAGCGCGCCCGCTACTCTTCCAGGCTGCGGGCTTCCTCGGGCAGCATGATCGGCACGCCGTCGCGGATCGGATAGGCCAGCTTGGCCGCGTTGCTGATCAGCTCGCCGCGGGCGCGGTCGTAGAACAGCGGCGCGCGGCTGACCGGACAGACCAGCACCTCCAGAAGGCGCGGGTCGAGATCGGCGGGCGGAGGCGGCGGAGCGGCGGTCATGGGGCGTGTTGTAGGCGGTTTTTCACCGGCGGCAAACGTCTTGCGTCCTTCGAGGCCCGCTGCACGGGCGCCTCAGGATGAGGCGCGTCGTGGCTGCGAGTTCCTCATCCTGAGGTGCGAGCCGAAGGCGAGCCTCGAAGGACGCAAGACCGCCTATTGGATCATCGTCGGGTCTTCGTCGTCGCCGGCCGCCGCGTCGATCTCCAGCAGGGCCACCAGGGTGTCGCGGCGCTCGGCCAGGGTCGGGGCCTCGAGCAGGGCCTGTTTCTCGACCGGCTCGAACGGCAGGGCCATGGCCAGGCTGTTGATCAGGGCGTCGGACGGCGCGGCCTCGGCGCTGCTCCAGTCGATGGCCAGGCCGCGGTGGTCGAGATAGCGGCGCAGGGCGTCCAGCAGGGACGACGGATCACCGGCCGTGGCGCTGTCGGGCGCCCCTTCGCGCAGGTCGGCCTCGAACGCCGTGAAGTCGGCGCGCACCTGGCGATAGGGCCCGCGGGCCGGCAGCTCGTCGCCGACCCGGAAGCGGCAGACCCCGGTCAGGGTGACCAGGTAGCGGCCGTCGCTGGTCTCGGCAAAGCTGGTCACCCGGCCCGCGCAGCCGACGGGCGCCAGGTTGGGCCGCTCGACGTCGCCGCCCGGGCGGGTCTGGACCATGCCGATGATCCGCTCGCCCGACATGGCGTCGTCGAACATGTTCAGATAGCGCGGCTCGAAGATGTTCAGCGGCAGCTGCCCGCCCGGCAGCAGCAGGGCGCCGTCCAGCGGGAACACCGGGATCACCAGCGGCAGGTCGTCCGCCCTTCGATAGGATCCTGGCATGCGACGCTCCCTTATCCGGCCAACCTGGCCTAGCTGAACAGGATCGATGACAGCCGCTTGCGGCCGGCCTTGGCGACTTCCGACGCGTAGCCGGCGGCCTCGAACACGGTCAGCAGCTGCTTGCGGGCCGCCTCGTCGTTCCAGGCACGGTCGCGTTCGATGATGGTCAGAAGATGGTCGGAAGCGGCCTGAAGCTGGCCGGCGCCGGCCAGGGCCTTGGCCAGTTCGAAGCGGGCCTCGTGGTCGTCGGGGTTGGCGGCCAGGCGCTTTTCGAACGGCGCGGTCTCGGACGGGGCGTCCTCGGCCAGGGCCAGGGCGGCGCGAACGCTTTCCAGGTCCGGGTCCTTGGCGCCGGCCGGAGCCGTGGCGGCCACCTCGCGGGCGCCCTCCAGGTCGCCGCCGGCCAGGTAGCAGCGGGCCAGGCCGCCGATGGCCTTGACGTTGGCCGGATCCATCTGCAGCACCTGGGCGAAGGCCTGGGCCGCGCCGCCCAGGTCGCCGAGGTCCAGCGACTCCTTGGCCATGGCCAGCAGGGCGTCGACGTCGCTCTCGGCCGGCGGCCCGGCCAGGCGGTCGATGAACGCCTTGACCTGGCTCTCGGGCAGCGCGCCCTGGAAACCGTCGACCGGCTGGCCGTTGACGAAGGCGTAGACGGTGGGGATCGACTGCACGCGCAGCTGGCCCGAATAGCCGGGGTTCTTGTCGACGTCGATCTTGACCAGCTTGACCGCGCCGCCGGCGGCGTTGACCGCCTTTTCCAGGGCCGGGGTCAGCTGGCGGCACGGTCCGCACCAGGTGGCCCAGAAGTCGACGATCACCGGCTGGGTCTTGGAGGCCTCGATGACGTCGGCCATGAAGCTGGCGTCCGTGCCGTCCTTGATGTGCGGGCTCTTGCCCCCCCCTTGCCCATTGGGGCCGCCGGCTTGGATGGGAGCGGGTTTTTCGCCGATCAGGGCCATGGGGTCTCTCTAATACGCGGGTCTTGAACGCACGGGGCGCCGAATGGATCGGCGGGGGCGGGACGCAGGCGTCCCCTCCCGCCGGCCAAGATGGTCTCTCGGGGCGCGGTTCGCAATCGGTCGATCGGCTTAATGAACGACCGCCATGGCCGCGAAATCGACGATCATCGGCGTGACCCCCAGGGCCGCCAGGAACCGACGGAAGCCCGCCTGCGACACGGCCGTGGTGGCGTCGTTGGACAGAGGATGGAAGTTGACCGGGTCGGCCTTGGCAAGCGCCGCGTCGAGCACGAAGCGCACGCGATGGTCGGTGTCGTTGATCAGGCCGAAGGCGGTGACCGAGCCCGGAGTGACCCCAAGGGTTTCCAGCATCAGTTCCGCGTTGCCGAACGACAGCCGGCCCGAGCCGATCACCGTGTGCAGGCGCTTGAGGTCGATCGCCGTCTCGCCCAGGGCCGAGATCAGCCACAGCTGGCCCTTGGCGTCCTTGAGGAACAGGTTCTTGGTATGGCCGCCGGGCAGGGCCGCCTTGATCTCCAGCCCCTCCTCCACGCGGAACACCGGCGGATGGTCGAGGGTGGCGTGAGCGACGCCGTGGGCGTCGAGGAAAGACAGCAGGTCGGCGCGGGTCTTCATCGAGGTCTTCATGGGGGGACTTCCTAGCCGAGCCCGCGCCCGCTAGACCAGACGCAAGACCAGCTAGGGAAGAAGAGAGCCGGCATGGAACTGGAGTGCTATCCCACCGAGGCCCGCCCGCCGGAGATCGTGCCGGGACGACCCCAGCGGGCCTGGATGGACCATTTCGCCGACCGCCATCCCTATCGCTGCCTGCCCCTGACCATGGCCAACACCACCGGCTGGGAGATCCTGTGCCCGGTCGGCTTCACGGCGACCTGGGACGGCGGGGCGCACCAGAACTGCATCACCTTCCGCTCCGACCATCCGCATCCGGGCTTCGACGACTTCGTCAAGTCGCACTTCTCGCGCGGGACGATCACCTTCCATACCGGCTACCTGTTCCGCACCCCGCCGGGCTGGTCGATCTGGACCATGGGCCCGCCGAACCACGTCAAGGACGGCGTCCAGCCGCTGGCGGGGCTGGTCGAGACCGACTGGCTGCCCTTCCCCTTCACGATGAACTGGATCTTCACCCGCCCCGGCACGGTGCGCTTCGAGAAGGGCGAGCCGTTCTGCTTCTTCATGATGATCCAGGACAAGCCGCTGGAGCAGGTGCAGCCGGTGATCCGGTCGATGAACTCCAATCCGGACCTGCGCAAGCAGTACGACACCTGGGCCGCCAAGCGCGGCGAGTTCAACGCCCGGATCTTCAAGCGCGAGCCCGAGGCGATGAAGGAGGCGTGGCAGCGCTTCTACTTCAAGGGCGAGTATCCCGAGGAGGTCGAGGCCCCGGCCCCGACCGCACACGTCAACAAGCGCCGGCTCAAGGCGCCGAAGCTGGGGAGCTGAAGGATGAAAGTTGTCCTGGCGCTGACGCTGATCAGCGCCGCGCTCGTCGGCTGCGCGCCCAAGCTGGTGACGCGCTCGGAGATGCGCCGGCTGCATCCCGGCATGACCTACGCCGAAGCCGTCAAGGTCATCGGCGCGCCAGGTCGCCTTCGCGGACTCGACGAAACGGTGATCGGCGCACTCGTTCCGTCCGCAGGCCAGGACGTCTACGTCTGGACCAACCAGGACGGCTCCCTGCTCAGCGCCGCGTTCGACGAAGGGCGTCTCGGCGCCCTCAGCGAACGCGGCCTTTGAACGCTCGACGGCCTACTTCAGCGCGTAAGCAATCACCTGGTCGCCGATCGGCGTTGAGGTCGATGGCGTAAGGGAGCGTCCACCCGCGGGTCGCCCGCTGGTTCGGCGCTCTTCCCAATCGGCCCCGTCGGCAGAACACTCTGCTTGACAGAGCATCAACGTATGATAACTCTGCATCACAGAGCGCTCTGGGCGCGAACTTGCAGAGGAGGGTGCGATGGGCATTTCCAAGACCGAGGCGGCGTCCGCGCTGGCCGATATCGAGAGCACGACCGGCCGCGGCCGATTGCTGAAGACCTACCAGGTCGGCGGGCCGATCCTGATGGTCTGGGGTGTCGTCTGGGCGGCGGGCTACACCGCCATGGGCGTGCTGCCGCCCGAACGCTGGGGTCTGGCCTGGCTGATATTGGACGCGATCGGCATCGCGGCGAGCCTCCTGCTCGGCCGCCGCGGCGACAAGGCCGCGGCCAAGGCGGGCCAGGGCTGGAAGGTCGCGGCCGCCATCGTGGCGATCATGGCCTTCATGGCGGCCACCTATGTGGTTTTCCGACCCACGTCGGTCGAACCGGCCATCGTCTATCCGGGGCTGATGACCGGCCTGGTCTACGCCGGCGCCGGCATCGCCTTCGCCCCTCGCTACCTGTGGATCGGCGCGGCGATCTTCGTCGCCAGCCTGGTCGGCTTCTTCTTTTTCCAGCCGTGGCTGGCCTTCTGGATGGCGGCGGTCGGCGGCGGCGGGCTGTTCGTGGGCGGCCTGTGGCTGCGGAGGGCGTGAGCATGGCCGAACTGGACGAACTGATCCATCAGCCCCTGCGGCTGAAGATCATGGCCGCGCTGCACGCCGAGCGCGACGCCGACCCGGTGGAGTTCTCGCGCCTCAAGGCCGTGACCCAGGCCACCGACGGCAACCTGGGCAGCCACCTGACCACCCTGGAAAAGGCCGGCTACGTGGCGATCGCCAAGGACTTCGTCGGCAAGAAGCCCCGCACCCGCGTGGCCCTGACCCCCGCCGGCCGCAAGGCCTTCCGCCGCCACGTCGACTACCTGCGCGCCGTCGTCGAGGGCGTGGACGGCGACTAGACCTCTCCCGCCCCCTCTCCCGCCCCCTCTCCCGAAAGGGCGAGGGGGTCTTTTTCGGCGCCTTCAAGCCTCGGCGAACGGGGATACGTAGCCTCCCTTAGGGAGCGTCCGTTAGGGGGCGCTCCCGAATTTCGCGGCGGACGGCGCGGGCGTATCACGGCGTCATGAACGGTCCGACACGGGCCGAACCGGGGATAACCGCCATGACCAGCCCAGCCATTGACCTGACCGTCCACCACAAGCCCGCCGGCGCCTCTGACCGCGTCGCCTACGGCTTCGTCAAGCTGCTGCGCTTCTTCGCCGACACCTTCTTCGCCAAGCGCTACGGCCACCGGGCTGTGGTCCTGGAAACCGTGGCGGCCGTGCCTGGCATGGTCGGCGCGACGCTGAACCACCTGAAGTGCCTGCGCCGGATGGAGGACGACCGGGGCTGGATCAAGACCCTGATGGACGAGGCCGAAAACGAGCGGATGCACCTGATGACCTTCATCCAGGTGGCCAAGCCGACGATGTTCGAACGCTTCGTGGTCGTGGCCGCCCAGTGGGTGTTCTACCTGTTCTTCTTCGGCCTCTATCTCGTCTCCTCCAAGACCGCCCACCGCGTGGTCGGCTATTTCGAGGAAGAAGCGGTGATCAGCTACACCCACTACCTGGCCGAGATCGACGAAGGCCGGTCCGAGAACGTGGCCGCGCCGCAGATCGCGCTGGACTACTGGAACCTGCCGGCCGGCGCGACCCTGCGCGAGGTGGTCGAGGTGGTGCGCGCCGACGAGGCCCACCACCGCGACGTCAACCACGGCTTCGCCAACGAACTGCGCGGCCTGCCGCACGGCCAGATCGCGCCCTGCCCGCCGCACGTGGTGCTGGAACCGAACTGGAAGACGGCGGCCTGACGCCGCCCGCCAGCTCAGGTCCGCGCGCGCCCCGAGGGTCCACCCTCGGGGCGCAGTGCGTTTCGGGACTCAGATAACGGCGTCGAACCCCCTGCGTGATCCTCGTCCTTCGACAGGTTCAGGATGAGGATCGTTTCGGCGCCGCGCTGGAAAACCTCATCCTGAGCTTGTCGAAGGACGAGGTTTCGCCCTCGGGGCCGCAGGTTCTGCGACTAAACCGCCTTCACCGCCGAGACGATCGACCGGACCACCTTCTTGACCAGCGCCGGGTCGTCGCCCTCGGCCATGATGCGGATCAGGGGCTCGGTGCCGGACGGGCGGACCACGATGCGGCCCGCGCCGTTCAGCTGGGCCTCGCCGTCGGCGATGGCCTCCTTGACGGTCTTGTGCTCCAGCGGCTTGCCGCCGGCGAAGCGGACGTTTTCCAGCAGCTGCGGCACCGGCTCGAACTGGCGGCCCAGGGCGCTCATCGGCTGGCCGGTCTGGATCATCACCGCCATGACCTGCAGGGCCGCGATCAGGCCGTCGCCGGTGGTCGAGAAGTCCGACAGGATCACGTGGCCCGACTGCTCGCCGCCGATATTGAAGCCGCCCTCGCGCATGCGGGCCATCACATAGCGGTCGCCGACGCTGGTGCGCTCCAGCTTCAGGCCGTTGTCGGTCATCAGCCGCTCGAGGCCGAGATTGGACATGACAGTGGCGACCACGCCGCCCGACTTCAGCTTGCCGGCCTTGGCCAGGGCCAGGGCGATGATGGCCATGATCTGGTCGCCGTCGACCACCACGCCCTTCTCGTCGCAGATCACCAGCCGGTCAGCGTCGCCGTCCAGGGCTACGCCGATGTCGGCCCGGTATTCCCGCACCAGCTTGGCCATGGCTTCGGGGTGGGTGGAGCCGCATTCGGCGTTGATGTTGGTCCCGTCAGGGGTGACCCCAACCTCGATCACCTCGGCGCCCAGCTCGTAGAGGGCGGTGGGGGCCACGCGATAGGCCGCGCCATGGGCGCAGTCGATCACCACCCTCAGGCCCGACAGCGACAGGTGGCGCGGGAAGGTGGCCTTGACGATCTCGACATAGCGGGCCTGGGCGTCGTCGATGCGCTTGACCCGGCCCAGGCCGCGCGGCGGCGCCAGGCCTTCCTGCAGGCCCTCGTCCATCAGGACCTCGATCTTCAGCTCCTGCTCGTCCGACAGCTTGTAGCCGTCGGGGCCGAACAGCTTGATGCCGTTGTCGGCGAAGTCGTTGTGGCTGGCGCTGATCATCACGCCCAGGTCGGCCCGCATCGAGCGGGTCATCATCGCCACGGCCGGGGTGGGCAGCGGTCCGAACAGCCGCACGTCCATGCCGACGCTGGCGAAGCCGGCGACCAGGGCCGGCTCGATCATGTAGCCCGACAGGCGGGTGTCCTTGCCGATCACCACCAGGTGGCGGCGGTCGTCCTGCGAGCGGAACAGCTTGCCGGCCGCCAGGCCGACCCGCAGGGCGACCTCCGCGGTCATCGGATGCTTGTTGGCCTGGCCGCGGATGCCGTCGGTGCCGAAATAGGCGCGCTTGCTCATGGTCTGGTCTCGGTTAGATCTAGGTCGGACGGCGTAATGATCCGAAATGCAGATTTATGAGGGCTGGATCTGCACGAATGCTAAAGGCCCAGCGCGAAATAACCCGCATCGTAGCAATAGTCCCAGGCGCGGCGTTCTACAAAGGATCATGGCCCATGTGCGGCATCATCGGCATCGTCGGAAAAGAACCCGTCGCCGGGCGCCTGGTCGACAGCCTCAAGCGGCTCGAATATCGCGGCTACGACTCGGCCGGCGTCGCGGCGGTCGTGGACGGCCCAGGGGGCGGCAGGGTCGAGCGCCGGCGAGCCCAGGGCAAGATCAGGAACCTGGAGGCCGTGCTGGCCGAACAGCCCCTGGTCGCCCAGAACGGCATCGGCCACGTCCGCTGGGCCACCCATGGCGCGCCCACCGTCACCAACGCCCACCCCCACACCGCCGGCCGCGTCACCCTGGTGCACAACGGCATCATCGAGAACTTCGCCGAGCTGAAGGCCGAGCTGAAGGCGGCCGGCCGCACCTTCGAGAGCGACACCGACACCGAGGTGATCGCCCAGCTGATCGACGCCGAGCTGGCCACGGGCCTGGCGCCGCTGGAGGCGTTCAAGGCCACGCTCGACCGCCTGACCGGGGCCTACGCCCTGGCGGTGCTGGTCGAGGGCGCCGACAATCTGGTCCTGGGGGCGCGTCGTGGAAGTCCCCTGGTGGTCGGCGAGGGCCAGGGCGAGATGTTCCTGGGCTCGGACGCCCTGGCCGTCGGCCCGTTCACCAACCGGGTGATCTATCTGGAGGAGGGCGACTACGTGGCCATCGACCACGACAGCGCCAGGATCTTCGACGCCTCGGGCGCGTCCGTTCAACGCCCGGTCAAGGTGGTCCCCGCCTCGGCGGTGATGATGGAGAAGGGCAACTACCGGCACTTCATGGAAAAGGAGATCCACGACCAACCGGAAGGCTGCCAGCGGACGATCTCGGCCTATGTCGACGCCCTGACCGCCCGCACCGCCATACCGGGCGACGTCGACTTCAAGGCGCTGGAGCGGATCCAGATCGTCGCCTGCGGCACCTCCTACATCGCCGGGGTGATCGGCAAGTACCTGATCGAGCAGCTGGCCGACCTGCCGGTCGACGTCGAGATCGCCTCGGAATTCCGCTACCGACAGCCGGCCCTGCGGCCCGGCTCGCTGGTTATCGCCATGTCGCAGTCGGGCGAGACCGCCGACACCCTGGCGGCCCTGCGCTACTGCAAGGCCAAGGGCATGAAGAGCGCCGTGGTGGTCAACGCCCAGGAATCGACCATGGCCCGCGAAGTCGACGTGGTCTGGCCGATCCACTGCGGGCCCGAGATCGGCGTGGCCTCGACCAAGGCCTTCACCGCCCAGGTCAGCGTGATGATCGCCCTGGCCGTCGCCGCCGCCAAGGCGCGCGGGACGATCGACGCCGCCGAGGAGCAGCGGATGGTCCGGCTGATGCTGGAGGCCCCGCGGCTGATCGCCGAGGCCATCGGTCTGGAGGACGCCCTCAAGGAGATCGCCTTCGACATCGCCAAGGCCCGCGACGTGTTGTTCCTGGGCCGCGGCCC
It encodes:
- a CDS encoding winged helix-turn-helix domain-containing protein is translated as MAELDELIHQPLRLKIMAALHAERDADPVEFSRLKAVTQATDGNLGSHLTTLEKAGYVAIAKDFVGKKPRTRVALTPAGRKAFRRHVDYLRAVVEGVDGD
- the glmM gene encoding phosphoglucosamine mutase, with protein sequence MSKRAYFGTDGIRGQANKHPMTAEVALRVGLAAGKLFRSQDDRRHLVVIGKDTRLSGYMIEPALVAGFASVGMDVRLFGPLPTPAVAMMTRSMRADLGVMISASHNDFADNGIKLFGPDGYKLSDEQELKIEVLMDEGLQEGLAPPRGLGRVKRIDDAQARYVEIVKATFPRHLSLSGLRVVIDCAHGAAYRVAPTALYELGAEVIEVGVTPDGTNINAECGSTHPEAMAKLVREYRADIGVALDGDADRLVICDEKGVVVDGDQIMAIIALALAKAGKLKSGGVVATVMSNLGLERLMTDNGLKLERTSVGDRYVMARMREGGFNIGGEQSGHVILSDFSTTGDGLIAALQVMAVMIQTGQPMSALGRQFEPVPQLLENVRFAGGKPLEHKTVKEAIADGEAQLNGAGRIVVRPSGTEPLIRIMAEGDDPALVKKVVRSIVSAVKAV
- a CDS encoding Trm112 family protein; protein product: MTAAPPPPPADLDPRLLEVLVCPVSRAPLFYDRARGELISNAAKLAYPIRDGVPIMLPEEARSLEE
- a CDS encoding LON peptidase substrate-binding domain-containing protein; translation: MPGSYRRADDLPLVIPVFPLDGALLLPGGQLPLNIFEPRYLNMFDDAMSGERIIGMVQTRPGGDVERPNLAPVGCAGRVTSFAETSDGRYLVTLTGVCRFRVGDELPARGPYRQVRADFTAFEADLREGAPDSATAGDPSSLLDALRRYLDHRGLAIDWSSAEAAPSDALINSLAMALPFEPVEKQALLEAPTLAERRDTLVALLEIDAAAGDDEDPTMIQ
- a CDS encoding thioredoxin family protein encodes the protein MALIGEKPAPIQAGGPNGQGGGKSPHIKDGTDASFMADVIEASKTQPVIVDFWATWCGPCRQLTPALEKAVNAAGGAVKLVKIDVDKNPGYSGQLRVQSIPTVYAFVNGQPVDGFQGALPESQVKAFIDRLAGPPAESDVDALLAMAKESLDLGDLGGAAQAFAQVLQMDPANVKAIGGLARCYLAGGDLEGAREVAATAPAGAKDPDLESVRAALALAEDAPSETAPFEKRLAANPDDHEARFELAKALAGAGQLQAASDHLLTIIERDRAWNDEAARKQLLTVFEAAGYASEVAKAGRKRLSSILFS
- a CDS encoding DUF6065 family protein, translating into MELECYPTEARPPEIVPGRPQRAWMDHFADRHPYRCLPLTMANTTGWEILCPVGFTATWDGGAHQNCITFRSDHPHPGFDDFVKSHFSRGTITFHTGYLFRTPPGWSIWTMGPPNHVKDGVQPLAGLVETDWLPFPFTMNWIFTRPGTVRFEKGEPFCFFMMIQDKPLEQVQPVIRSMNSNPDLRKQYDTWAAKRGEFNARIFKREPEAMKEAWQRFYFKGEYPEEVEAPAPTAHVNKRRLKAPKLGS
- a CDS encoding prolyl-tRNA synthetase associated domain-containing protein, whose protein sequence is MKTRADLLSFLDAHGVAHATLDHPPVFRVEEGLEIKAALPGGHTKNLFLKDAKGQLWLISALGETAIDLKRLHTVIGSGRLSFGNAELMLETLGVTPGSVTAFGLINDTDHRVRFVLDAALAKADPVNFHPLSNDATTAVSQAGFRRFLAALGVTPMIVDFAAMAVVH
- a CDS encoding alternative oxidase; amino-acid sequence: MTSPAIDLTVHHKPAGASDRVAYGFVKLLRFFADTFFAKRYGHRAVVLETVAAVPGMVGATLNHLKCLRRMEDDRGWIKTLMDEAENERMHLMTFIQVAKPTMFERFVVVAAQWVFYLFFFGLYLVSSKTAHRVVGYFEEEAVISYTHYLAEIDEGRSENVAAPQIALDYWNLPAGATLREVVEVVRADEAHHRDVNHGFANELRGLPHGQIAPCPPHVVLEPNWKTAA
- a CDS encoding UbiH/UbiF/VisC/COQ6 family ubiquinone biosynthesis hydroxylase, whose translation is MRDHDADVIIAGAGMAGTTLALALASAGVKALLVDPQPFDAQLAESFDGRSSAIAYSSFRQWRAIGAGAALAPHAQRIEQILVTDGKTPGPSTGGPSPFFLRFDSSEIADRSEGEPLGYLIENRQIRAALARTVLDKGVTVLAPAAAKALEVTPAGATLTLTDGRALSAPLVVSAEGRNGVLRKAAGIGDIGWSYGQSGVVATVRMEHPHQGVAHEYFLPSGPFAILPLTDNRASLVWTESTDRAEALRNAAPEAFHAHLMRRFGEFLGAVEMAGPTFVYPLSLSLAERLVAPRLALIGDAAHGVHPIAGQGLNLGLKDAAALAEVVAEALRNGEDIGAEATLERYARWRRFDNVSNALAFDGFVRLFSNNNPLLRLARGVGMAAVNRIAPARRFFMHEAGGGVGDLPKLLRGVAL
- the glmS gene encoding glutamine--fructose-6-phosphate transaminase (isomerizing), which produces MCGIIGIVGKEPVAGRLVDSLKRLEYRGYDSAGVAAVVDGPGGGRVERRRAQGKIRNLEAVLAEQPLVAQNGIGHVRWATHGAPTVTNAHPHTAGRVTLVHNGIIENFAELKAELKAAGRTFESDTDTEVIAQLIDAELATGLAPLEAFKATLDRLTGAYALAVLVEGADNLVLGARRGSPLVVGEGQGEMFLGSDALAVGPFTNRVIYLEEGDYVAIDHDSARIFDASGASVQRPVKVVPASAVMMEKGNYRHFMEKEIHDQPEGCQRTISAYVDALTARTAIPGDVDFKALERIQIVACGTSYIAGVIGKYLIEQLADLPVDVEIASEFRYRQPALRPGSLVIAMSQSGETADTLAALRYCKAKGMKSAVVVNAQESTMAREVDVVWPIHCGPEIGVASTKAFTAQVSVMIALAVAAAKARGTIDAAEEQRMVRLMLEAPRLIAEAIGLEDALKEIAFDIAKARDVLFLGRGPMSALALEGALKLKEISYIHAEGYAAGELKHGPIALVDDQTPIIILAPYDSYFEKSASNMSEVMARGGQVVFITDPEGARHAPAGARVVVTAPASDPLVSTLVMSAPIQLLAYHVAVVKGADVDQPRNLAKSVTVE